A window from Candidatus Gracilibacteria bacterium encodes these proteins:
- a CDS encoding DUF1428 domain-containing protein — translation MTPYVDGYVLPISKDKLTAYQAMASNAGKIWMKHGALAYYECVGDDLNPHFAEEHTDGGKMKLSAFPDIMKTGPDETVIFAFVIYESREDRDAVNAKVMADPEMAAGMGEDFEMPMDPSRMAYAGFRSIVHYEKG, via the coding sequence ATGACACCTTATGTTGACGGCTATGTCTTGCCCATTTCAAAAGACAAACTGACGGCGTATCAAGCTATGGCTTCCAATGCGGGAAAAATCTGGATGAAGCACGGAGCGCTGGCTTATTATGAATGCGTGGGAGACGATTTGAACCCTCATTTTGCCGAAGAACACACAGATGGGGGCAAAATGAAACTGTCCGCTTTCCCAGACATCATGAAAACGGGGCCGGATGAAACGGTGATTTTTGCTTTTGTGATCTACGAATCTCGCGAAGATCGTGATGCCGTGAATGCGAAGGTGATGGCCGACCCGGAAATGGCCGCTGGAATGGGCGAAGACTTCGAAATGCCCATGGATCCCAGCCGCATGGCTTACGCCGGCTTCCGCTCTATTGTGCATTATGAGAAGTGATAA
- a CDS encoding NYN domain-containing protein — MKTRENNYAFIDGQNLNLSIRELGWKLDYRKFRAYLKDKYQISKAFLFIGFLEENADLYKALTEAGFTCVYKPTLVHNGITKGNCDAELVLQAMVESKNYEKAVIVTGDGDFHCLAKYLIQEKKLGKLLIPNQRAYSALLKRFPSESLAFISDLRKKLSYQAEATSKFKKKRTQ, encoded by the coding sequence ATGAAAACGAGAGAGAACAATTACGCGTTTATAGACGGTCAGAACCTCAACTTAAGCATTAGGGAACTGGGCTGGAAACTGGACTACAGGAAGTTCCGGGCTTATTTAAAAGATAAATACCAAATCTCCAAGGCCTTTTTATTCATAGGCTTTCTTGAAGAGAACGCCGACCTGTACAAAGCCTTAACCGAAGCCGGTTTTACTTGTGTGTACAAACCCACACTGGTGCACAACGGAATCACCAAAGGAAACTGCGATGCCGAATTGGTTTTGCAAGCCATGGTGGAATCTAAAAACTATGAAAAAGCAGTGATCGTGACCGGTGACGGCGATTTTCACTGTTTGGCCAAGTATTTAATACAAGAAAAAAAACTCGGCAAACTGCTGATTCCCAACCAACGCGCCTACTCCGCCCTACTCAAGCGCTTCCCTTCCGAAAGCTTGGCTTTCATCAGTGACTTGCGCAAAAAGTTGAGTTACCAAGCCGAAGCCACAAGCAAATTTAAAAAGAAGAGAACCCAGTAA
- a CDS encoding ABC transporter permease: protein MKKIYILWLREIKRYLRSKSRTIGSLAQPLLYLLALGYGFGSVFQQAGEGNYLNFLAPGIIGMSIIFSGMFSGMSVIWDRQFGFLKETLVAPTSRLNIMMGRTLGGATISAFQGALVLGLSILFGFRPENWLGLLPALLIMFLLALLFTALGIMVASLLEDMQGFHLIMNFLVMPLFFLSGALYPLKGLPTIMDVLAKIDPLSYGNDALRGVLLGTSHYGLSLDLAVLSGFTVVFLALGTYFFKKIQI from the coding sequence ATGAAAAAAATCTATATTCTTTGGCTCCGGGAAATCAAACGCTACCTGCGTTCCAAGTCGCGCACCATTGGTTCATTGGCACAACCTCTCCTCTATTTACTTGCGCTCGGCTACGGTTTTGGCAGCGTGTTTCAACAAGCCGGAGAGGGAAACTACCTCAATTTCCTTGCCCCAGGAATCATTGGTATGAGCATCATTTTCAGTGGCATGTTCTCCGGAATGTCCGTGATTTGGGATCGTCAATTTGGCTTCCTTAAAGAAACGCTCGTGGCCCCCACCTCTCGCCTCAACATCATGATGGGCCGAACCTTGGGTGGTGCCACCATCTCCGCCTTCCAAGGAGCATTGGTACTGGGACTTTCCATCCTCTTTGGATTCAGACCCGAAAACTGGCTCGGCTTACTCCCCGCTCTTTTGATCATGTTCCTCTTGGCTCTGCTCTTCACCGCACTGGGAATCATGGTGGCTTCTCTTTTGGAGGATATGCAAGGTTTCCATCTCATCATGAACTTCCTGGTGATGCCTCTTTTCTTCCTTTCCGGAGCCCTGTATCCACTCAAAGGATTGCCAACAATAATGGATGTGCTCGCTAAAATCGACCCTCTGTCTTACGGAAACGACGCCCTACGCGGCGTACTTCTGGGTACCAGCCACTATGGCCTCAGCCTCGACTTAGCCGTGCTCTCCGGATTCACTGTGGTCTTCTTAGCACTCGGGACTTATTTCTTTAAAAAGATTCAGATTTAA
- a CDS encoding YajQ family cyclic di-GMP-binding protein, whose amino-acid sequence MPSDSSMDIVSQFDLQEVRNAFEQTKKEIAVRFDLKDLHIELELTDEKISITAPSEMSLETAWGILLQRMINRKLSPKVLKKGDLEKIGGNLVRYEIKLIKTLDQEMAKQISKLIRDKFPKAKPSIQGESVRVSSKSRDELQEIIAMLRADKTLPLPVDFNNYR is encoded by the coding sequence ATGCCCTCCGACTCCTCCATGGACATCGTCAGTCAGTTTGACCTCCAAGAGGTGCGCAATGCCTTTGAGCAGACCAAAAAAGAGATTGCGGTTCGCTTTGATTTAAAAGATCTGCATATTGAACTGGAGCTCACCGATGAAAAAATAAGCATCACCGCGCCCAGCGAGATGTCGCTGGAAACCGCCTGGGGTATTTTGCTGCAAAGAATGATCAACCGAAAGCTTTCACCCAAGGTGCTCAAGAAAGGAGATCTCGAAAAAATTGGGGGCAACTTGGTACGGTACGAAATCAAACTCATCAAAACCTTGGATCAGGAAATGGCCAAACAAATCTCCAAATTGATTCGCGACAAATTTCCAAAAGCAAAGCCCAGCATTCAAGGGGAATCCGTGCGAGTGAGTTCAAAATCCCGCGATGAACTCCAAGAAATCATTGCCATGCTCCGCGCAGATAAAACCCTGCCGCTGCCGGTGGATTTTAATAATTACCGCTAA
- a CDS encoding cold shock domain-containing protein, translating into MKGIIKKLDEKGFGFISIEGQKDIFFHANDCGEGVFTTMREGDAVSFETAQSDKGPKAVKVVLEDGMEAANNNDNFASEADESEAA; encoded by the coding sequence ATGAAAGGTATTATCAAAAAGTTAGACGAAAAAGGGTTCGGTTTTATTTCAATCGAAGGACAGAAGGACATCTTCTTCCATGCCAACGATTGTGGAGAAGGCGTTTTCACGACCATGAGAGAAGGTGATGCCGTTTCTTTTGAAACAGCTCAATCCGACAAAGGACCTAAAGCGGTCAAAGTCGTTCTCGAAGATGGGATGGAAGCAGCAAACAACAATGACAACTTTGCTTCTGAAGCAGACGAGTCTGAAGCGGCTTAA
- a CDS encoding ATP-binding cassette domain-containing protein, whose protein sequence is MANTIISFDEVTFGFDEKKPLLKEVSFNVREGAKITLMGQNGAGKSTILKLITGDHKASRGQVNVFPGYTIGTAHQTMRAKDRELTVEQFFQNCFSEKKYDIGRRIDEVLDIVNLKAPHDRLVKSFSGGQQARLLLAAALIQDPDLLLLDEPTNNLDPEGIAHLTYFLQCSPKTCIVISHDADFLNAFTEGVLYLDIHTKQVEQYVGDYYAVVEQIKARIEKENMKNAQLEKEILANKEQSNAFAHKGGKLRLVAKKMRDKAAELEESMVDVRREDKAIRPFTIPAQEKLIGEILKISSVTSFKHHEEVTKKVSVSLHKNQHLLLSGPNGIGKSTLLEALANGTAPGAQIGKDVKVGYYRQDFSNLDFEDTVLNTLNKATNSKTEQEIRALAASFLITGDIVHRKIGSLSEGQKGLVAFARLVLEAPGLLILDEPTNHINFRHLPVIAKALNDYEGAMVLVSHVWDFVNQIRIDHILDLEK, encoded by the coding sequence ATGGCAAACACCATTATAAGTTTCGATGAAGTCACCTTTGGCTTCGATGAGAAAAAACCTCTGCTAAAAGAAGTGAGCTTCAATGTACGGGAAGGAGCAAAGATCACGCTCATGGGGCAAAATGGAGCCGGGAAAAGCACCATTCTCAAGTTGATCACCGGTGACCACAAGGCCAGCCGTGGCCAAGTGAATGTTTTCCCAGGCTATACCATTGGAACCGCGCACCAAACCATGCGAGCCAAAGACCGCGAGCTCACCGTGGAACAGTTCTTTCAAAATTGTTTCAGTGAAAAAAAGTACGATATCGGAAGGCGCATCGACGAAGTGCTGGACATCGTAAATCTTAAGGCTCCTCACGATCGACTCGTGAAGTCTTTTTCGGGAGGTCAACAAGCCCGTCTGCTCCTTGCCGCGGCCCTCATCCAAGATCCGGACCTCTTGTTGCTGGACGAGCCCACCAATAATTTGGACCCCGAAGGAATTGCTCATCTCACCTACTTCCTGCAATGCTCCCCAAAAACCTGCATCGTGATTTCCCATGATGCCGACTTTTTAAATGCCTTCACCGAAGGCGTTTTGTATTTGGACATTCACACAAAACAGGTCGAGCAATATGTGGGCGACTATTATGCCGTGGTGGAACAAATTAAAGCTCGAATCGAAAAGGAAAACATGAAGAACGCTCAGCTCGAAAAAGAGATCCTTGCGAACAAAGAACAGTCCAATGCCTTTGCACACAAAGGAGGAAAACTGCGCCTCGTCGCAAAAAAAATGCGCGATAAAGCGGCGGAGCTGGAAGAGTCCATGGTCGATGTCCGGCGCGAGGACAAAGCCATTCGCCCTTTCACCATTCCCGCTCAAGAAAAACTGATTGGAGAAATCCTAAAAATCAGCTCCGTCACTTCATTCAAACACCATGAAGAAGTCACCAAAAAAGTAAGCGTGTCTCTCCACAAAAACCAACACCTCCTGCTGTCCGGACCGAACGGCATTGGGAAAAGCACCCTCCTCGAAGCCCTTGCGAATGGGACCGCTCCCGGCGCACAAATCGGAAAAGATGTAAAAGTGGGATATTACCGCCAAGACTTTTCAAATTTGGATTTTGAAGATACGGTTTTGAACACTTTGAACAAAGCTACCAACTCCAAAACAGAACAGGAGATCCGTGCGCTTGCCGCAAGTTTTTTGATCACCGGTGACATCGTTCACCGAAAAATCGGCAGCCTATCGGAAGGCCAAAAAGGACTCGTGGCCTTTGCACGGCTTGTGCTTGAGGCACCCGGCCTCCTCATCCTCGATGAGCCCACCAATCATATCAACTTCCGCCATCTCCCCGTCATTGCCAAAGCACTCAATGACTACGAAGGCGCCATGGTGCTTGTGTCGCATGTGTGGGATTTCGTCAATCAAATACGAATCGACCACATCCTCGACTTGGAGAAATAA
- a CDS encoding heavy metal translocating P-type ATPase — protein sequence MKDRLLLSIDGMHCSSCAALITRKLKKTPGVEEANVNFASARARIEFDSDKVQVEGLLSAVKAAGYKATVADEKDRDAEKKRAEKEMKMYKKKFLFALVLSLPMLYSMFDPRASVLSFFLATPIQFWLGAGFYRSAWSTLKMKSFNMDSLIVIGTSTAYFYSVYQFLSGAEELYFEVAALLITFVLFGKWLESKAKGKTGEAIQKLMGMQAKTARVLREGVAVDIPVEEVLVGDIVLVRPGEKIPVDGVIVKGSSSVDESMLTGESIPVEKNPESKVFGATMNGHGSFEFRAEKVGADTMLAQIVHFVEDAQGSKAPIQAFADAVSAWFVPAVIGVALLTLIVWLLLGAELSRALLAFVSVIVIACPCALGLATPTSIIVGTGKGAENGILIRGGEALEAAKAVDTIVFDKTGTLTKGRPELTDLIPLQGSRDQALKWAASLEQNSEHPLADAIVRYAKQENVELAAVESFKAIPGHGVEGTVDGQKLYFGNRKLLEKIGQLDSLKEQVLMPLEEQGKTVMILANEQKVLALVAVSDVAKESSSEALTLLKRMGMKIFMITGDNKRTAKALAQTLGIENVLAEVLPQDKANEVKKLQALGHKVAMVGDGINDSPALAQADLGISMGSGTDIAMETGGIVLVKNDLRDIVTALKLSHATVRKIKQNMFFALIYNVIGIPIAAGLFSDFGLVLRPELAGLAMALSSVSVVTNSLLLKRFRPDKFNRL from the coding sequence TCGATTGCTTCTTTCTATTGATGGGATGCACTGCAGCAGTTGTGCGGCTTTGATCACTAGAAAACTAAAAAAAACGCCGGGCGTTGAGGAAGCCAATGTTAACTTTGCTTCGGCGCGCGCGAGGATTGAATTTGATTCTGATAAGGTGCAAGTGGAGGGGCTTTTATCGGCGGTTAAGGCCGCCGGTTACAAGGCTACTGTGGCGGATGAGAAGGATAGGGATGCCGAAAAAAAACGAGCGGAAAAGGAAATGAAAATGTATAAAAAGAAATTTTTATTCGCCTTGGTCTTGAGTTTGCCCATGCTTTATTCCATGTTTGATCCGCGGGCTTCCGTGCTCTCCTTCTTTTTGGCCACACCCATTCAGTTTTGGCTTGGAGCCGGATTTTATCGGTCGGCTTGGTCCACTTTAAAGATGAAGTCCTTCAACATGGACAGTTTGATTGTGATTGGGACTTCGACCGCTTATTTTTATAGTGTTTATCAGTTTTTATCGGGGGCAGAAGAACTTTATTTTGAAGTCGCGGCTTTGCTTATTACTTTTGTGCTTTTTGGTAAATGGTTGGAATCCAAGGCCAAAGGTAAGACGGGAGAAGCCATACAAAAACTCATGGGGATGCAGGCCAAGACCGCGCGGGTTTTGCGTGAAGGAGTAGCCGTGGATATTCCTGTTGAAGAAGTGCTTGTGGGGGATATTGTTTTGGTTCGTCCCGGTGAAAAAATCCCTGTGGATGGAGTGATTGTTAAGGGCAGCTCTTCGGTGGATGAATCCATGCTCACGGGAGAAAGTATTCCTGTCGAAAAAAATCCGGAGTCCAAAGTTTTTGGAGCTACCATGAATGGTCACGGAAGTTTTGAATTCCGTGCGGAAAAAGTTGGGGCAGACACCATGCTCGCACAAATCGTTCATTTTGTGGAAGACGCACAGGGGTCCAAGGCTCCCATTCAGGCTTTTGCGGATGCGGTTTCGGCTTGGTTTGTTCCCGCAGTGATTGGGGTCGCTTTGCTCACCCTTATTGTATGGCTTTTGCTTGGGGCGGAGTTGAGCAGGGCTTTGCTGGCTTTTGTTTCTGTGATTGTGATTGCGTGTCCTTGTGCGCTTGGACTTGCGACGCCCACCAGCATCATTGTGGGAACGGGGAAGGGTGCTGAGAATGGAATTTTGATTCGGGGTGGGGAAGCGTTGGAGGCGGCTAAAGCCGTCGACACGATTGTTTTTGATAAAACAGGAACTTTGACCAAGGGGCGACCCGAACTCACGGATTTGATTCCTTTGCAGGGGAGTCGTGATCAGGCACTTAAGTGGGCGGCCAGCTTGGAACAGAATTCGGAACATCCGCTTGCGGACGCGATTGTGCGATATGCAAAACAAGAAAATGTTGAGCTGGCCGCGGTGGAAAGCTTTAAAGCTATCCCCGGGCATGGAGTGGAGGGCACGGTGGATGGGCAGAAATTGTATTTTGGAAACCGAAAACTTTTGGAAAAGATTGGTCAGCTTGATTCTCTTAAAGAACAGGTCCTCATGCCTTTGGAGGAACAAGGAAAGACCGTTATGATCCTGGCGAATGAGCAGAAGGTTCTGGCCTTGGTGGCGGTTTCGGATGTTGCTAAAGAAAGTTCGAGTGAGGCTTTGACTCTGCTTAAACGGATGGGGATGAAAATTTTTATGATCACCGGAGACAATAAGCGGACGGCGAAGGCTTTAGCTCAAACCCTTGGGATAGAAAATGTTCTTGCAGAGGTGCTTCCTCAAGATAAGGCGAATGAAGTAAAGAAACTTCAGGCTCTGGGGCATAAGGTGGCCATGGTGGGGGATGGTATCAACGACAGCCCCGCGCTTGCTCAGGCAGATTTGGGTATTTCAATGGGGAGTGGTACGGATATTGCCATGGAAACGGGGGGCATCGTTTTGGTAAAAAATGATCTTCGGGATATTGTTACTGCCCTTAAATTGAGTCATGCCACCGTCAGAAAAATTAAACAAAACATGTTTTTTGCTCTGATTTACAATGTTATTGGTATTCCCATTGCGGCCGGACTGTTTTCGGATTTTGGTTTAGTTTTGCGCCCCGAACTTGCGGGCTTGGCCATGGCGCTCAGTTCCGTTTCTGTGGTCACAAATTCTTTGCTCTTAAAACGGTTCCGGCCTGATAAGTTCAATCGACTCTAA
- a CDS encoding M23 family metallopeptidase, which produces MKKLFLFIFLTACVQSPLIEQSPVEEPPVEEPPSEVSLVYPIENFETGITLKSFGTYITPENSPVQPERFSGYHTGVDIEAGDLTGEVPVFSIADGKVVLARTVSGYGGVVVAQYWFDGAPVLALYGHLDMGSVTVSVGDALLLGQGLGVLGEGYTNETDGERKHLHFALIPGETVQLAGYVQSESALSAWLDPVSFFAQFTIQSTPNLSVREP; this is translated from the coding sequence ATGAAAAAACTTTTTCTTTTCATCTTCTTAACGGCTTGCGTTCAAAGCCCCCTCATTGAGCAATCACCAGTGGAAGAGCCGCCGGTGGAAGAACCGCCGTCCGAGGTATCCTTGGTGTACCCCATCGAAAACTTTGAAACGGGCATCACACTCAAATCTTTTGGAACTTACATCACGCCTGAAAATTCACCCGTGCAGCCCGAGCGATTTAGCGGCTATCACACGGGAGTGGACATTGAGGCGGGAGATTTAACCGGCGAGGTGCCGGTGTTTTCTATTGCGGATGGGAAAGTGGTTTTGGCTCGCACCGTGAGCGGCTATGGGGGAGTGGTGGTGGCTCAGTATTGGTTTGATGGAGCGCCGGTTTTGGCGCTTTATGGGCATTTGGATATGGGCTCGGTCACGGTTTCCGTCGGTGATGCGCTTTTGCTTGGCCAGGGATTGGGCGTGCTGGGTGAGGGTTACACCAATGAAACCGATGGAGAACGCAAACACCTCCACTTTGCTTTGATTCCCGGGGAAACGGTGCAGTTGGCGGGTTATGTTCAAAGCGAGTCCGCCTTGAGCGCTTGGCTGGATCCCGTGTCTTTCTTCGCGCAATTCACCATCCAGAGCACGCCGAACTTGTCGGTGAGAGAACCGTAA
- a CDS encoding NUDIX domain-containing protein, with protein sequence MIEFGEKIPNQTYLERPGAYAVILKNGLYAIVQNPKSCFLLGGGIEGDETPEEALHREVLEEIGMSIRIDKKIGIATQHLFAPEADLYISKEGHFYQATLLDQVSETSETNHELLWLTREEVLEKLFHESHRWAIDAASILA encoded by the coding sequence ATGATTGAATTCGGTGAAAAAATTCCAAACCAAACTTACCTGGAACGGCCCGGAGCCTATGCAGTGATCCTTAAAAATGGCCTCTATGCCATCGTTCAAAATCCAAAAAGTTGTTTTCTTTTGGGTGGAGGAATAGAAGGAGACGAAACTCCGGAAGAAGCCCTGCACCGAGAGGTGTTGGAGGAAATTGGAATGAGCATCCGCATCGATAAAAAAATCGGTATCGCCACCCAGCACCTATTTGCACCCGAAGCAGACCTTTACATTTCCAAAGAGGGGCATTTCTATCAAGCCACTCTTTTGGATCAAGTGAGCGAGACCAGCGAGACCAATCATGAACTCCTCTGGCTCACAAGGGAGGAAGTCCTTGAAAAACTCTTCCACGAAAGTCATAGGTGGGCCATTGACGCAGCCTCTATTTTAGCGTAG
- the msrA gene encoding peptide-methionine (S)-S-oxide reductase MsrA, which translates to MKALFAAGCFWGVQFYFDKLQGVETSVVGYTGGDRPNPSYEQVCSHATGHFEAIEVSYDPKKVSYEALVKYFFEIHDFEQKDGQGPDRGPQYRSAIFYGNEEEKSIAEHIVQVLTDKGYSVATLLLPAKPFYAAELYHQNYYATNGHAPYCHRFRKIF; encoded by the coding sequence ATGAAAGCACTTTTTGCCGCCGGATGTTTCTGGGGAGTTCAATTTTATTTCGACAAACTGCAAGGTGTGGAGACCTCGGTGGTGGGCTACACGGGCGGAGACCGACCCAATCCCTCATACGAACAAGTCTGCTCGCACGCCACGGGACATTTTGAAGCGATTGAAGTAAGCTACGATCCCAAGAAAGTTTCTTACGAAGCCTTGGTGAAATATTTTTTTGAAATTCACGATTTTGAGCAAAAAGACGGACAGGGCCCGGACCGTGGGCCTCAATATCGTTCCGCCATTTTTTATGGAAACGAGGAGGAAAAGTCCATTGCCGAGCACATCGTCCAAGTCCTGACGGACAAGGGATACTCGGTTGCAACACTTCTCCTCCCCGCAAAACCATTTTATGCCGCGGAGCTGTATCACCAGAACTACTACGCCACCAACGGCCACGCCCCTTACTGCCACCGCTTCAGAAAAATATTTTAG
- a CDS encoding VOC family protein yields the protein MARVSIYLNFPRNTEEAFNFYKSVFGGEFTGGIHRFSEVPAQEGAPAPAPEDQNLIMHIELPLLGDAVLMGTDAPESMGFKVTHGNNLYINLEPDTLPEAERLFNSLSEGGKVEMPLQEMFWGAHYGSLTDKFGVLWMVNCAKKDTGSSQALKADSLGT from the coding sequence ATGGCACGCGTCAGTATTTATCTTAACTTTCCCAGAAATACCGAAGAAGCTTTTAACTTTTATAAAAGCGTTTTTGGAGGGGAATTCACCGGAGGCATTCATCGTTTTTCAGAAGTCCCTGCACAAGAAGGCGCCCCGGCACCCGCGCCCGAAGATCAAAACCTCATCATGCACATTGAGCTTCCACTTTTAGGGGACGCGGTGCTCATGGGTACGGATGCGCCTGAATCCATGGGCTTCAAAGTCACTCATGGAAACAACCTCTACATCAACCTAGAGCCCGACACCCTTCCCGAGGCGGAGCGCCTCTTCAACTCCCTTTCCGAAGGTGGAAAAGTTGAAATGCCTTTGCAAGAAATGTTCTGGGGTGCGCATTACGGTTCTCTCACCGACAAGTTCGGCGTGCTCTGGATGGTGAATTGCGCGAAGAAAGACACGGGATCCAGCCAAGCGCTCAAGGCGGACTCGCTTTGAACATAA
- a CDS encoding CxxC-x17-CxxC domain-containing protein → MYKKFDKEKRPSRDRELTLYEAECAECGDRCEVPFRPTGNRPVFCRDCFRKQENEGEPRFESRGRSDRQDRFDRPDRSDRQDRSEKRLYSATCSSCQSDCEVPFKPTFGRPVYCHRCMGAQNSPMAQASTPASTGSGFKISEEQFKTLNAKMDKILRILELATQDMEEDDMLEEVDEAPAEAPAKKKAAAKKEPAAKKKPTRAQVKRAERTGRA, encoded by the coding sequence ATGTACAAAAAGTTTGATAAAGAAAAACGACCCAGTCGAGATAGAGAGCTAACGCTTTACGAAGCGGAATGCGCGGAATGTGGGGACCGTTGTGAAGTTCCGTTTAGGCCTACAGGAAACCGACCGGTGTTTTGTCGAGACTGTTTCCGTAAGCAAGAAAATGAAGGAGAGCCACGATTTGAATCTCGAGGCCGTTCGGACCGTCAGGATCGTTTTGATCGCCCAGATCGCTCGGATCGTCAAGATCGCTCCGAAAAACGACTCTACTCCGCCACTTGTAGCAGCTGTCAAAGTGATTGTGAGGTTCCCTTTAAACCTACTTTTGGAAGACCGGTGTACTGTCATCGTTGTATGGGTGCGCAGAATAGCCCAATGGCACAGGCTTCCACTCCCGCTTCCACCGGTTCCGGATTTAAAATTTCTGAGGAGCAATTCAAGACTTTGAACGCAAAGATGGATAAAATTTTAAGGATCTTAGAATTGGCTACTCAAGACATGGAAGAGGATGATATGCTTGAAGAGGTCGATGAGGCTCCTGCTGAGGCACCTGCTAAAAAGAAAGCGGCTGCCAAGAAAGAGCCGGCGGCTAAAAAGAAGCCCACTCGAGCTCAAGTGAAAAGAGCGGAGCGCACGGGGCGGGCTTAA
- a CDS encoding SRPBCC family protein: MEKISIQVHIKAPLEKVWEHYTKPESITKWNFASDDWHCPKAECDLRPGGIFSSRMEAKDGSFGFDFSGTFDEVKTNELLTYSLGDARKVEVHFEAEGAGTIVTVLFDPESENSLELQRNGWQAILNNFKKFTEQLQ, translated from the coding sequence ATGGAAAAAATCTCCATCCAAGTTCACATCAAGGCCCCACTCGAAAAAGTGTGGGAGCACTACACAAAGCCAGAATCCATCACAAAATGGAACTTTGCCTCTGACGATTGGCACTGTCCAAAAGCCGAGTGCGATTTAAGACCGGGAGGAATCTTTTCATCCCGCATGGAAGCTAAGGACGGAAGTTTTGGCTTTGATTTCTCCGGAACCTTCGACGAGGTCAAAACAAACGAGCTCCTCACCTATTCCCTAGGCGACGCGCGAAAAGTGGAAGTTCATTTTGAGGCGGAAGGAGCGGGAACAATTGTGACGGTCCTCTTCGACCCCGAATCCGAAAATTCGCTTGAACTGCAACGAAACGGGTGGCAGGCAATCCTAAACAACTTTAAAAAGTTCACCGAACAACTTCAGTAA
- a CDS encoding metalloregulator ArsR/SmtB family transcription factor, whose amino-acid sequence MVECTPDIDLLFSSLADATRRDILKRVSVREMSIGELSEPYKMSFAGIAKHIALLESAKLVTKKRRGKQQIVSLAPESIEVVRNYLKEYEDSWRHRFEALDTLLTNPAPHVGTHFGNGFGKENHDHHPPLCRFTKSCVGSVDHAGIVGKMVGAQAVEGHC is encoded by the coding sequence ATGGTTGAATGTACTCCCGATATCGATTTGCTTTTCAGTTCGCTTGCGGATGCGACGCGTAGGGACATTTTAAAACGCGTTTCTGTGCGGGAGATGTCGATTGGGGAGCTGTCCGAGCCGTACAAAATGTCTTTTGCCGGAATCGCCAAGCACATCGCGCTTCTGGAATCTGCAAAACTTGTGACCAAAAAACGCAGAGGCAAGCAACAAATCGTGAGCCTGGCACCCGAAAGTATTGAAGTCGTTCGCAACTATCTTAAAGAATACGAGGACTCCTGGCGGCATCGCTTTGAGGCCCTCGATACTCTACTCACTAACCCCGCTCCCCATGTTTGAACCCACTTTTGAAACTGATTTTGAAAAGAAAACCATGACCATCACCCGCCGCTTTGCCGCTTCACGAAGTCGTGTGTGGGCAGCGTGGACCACGCCGGAATTGTTTGAAAAATGGTGGGCGCCCAAGCCGTGGAAGGCCATTGTTAA
- a CDS encoding SRPBCC domain-containing protein, with protein sequence MTITRRFAASRSRVWAAWTTPELFEKWWAPKPWKAIVKTFDFREGGQCHYYMEGPDGEKQWCLLSYESIDPENSFSLFDGFADEAGNMTDALPSMHWRNEFKDEGETTLVVVTIQFQKLEDIQKIIEMGFKEGFTMGLGNLDEVLLA encoded by the coding sequence ATGACCATCACCCGCCGCTTTGCCGCTTCACGAAGTCGTGTGTGGGCAGCGTGGACCACGCCGGAATTGTTTGAAAAATGGTGGGCGCCCAAGCCGTGGAAGGCCATTGTTAAAACCTTTGATTTTAGGGAAGGCGGGCAGTGTCACTATTATATGGAAGGTCCCGATGGAGAGAAGCAATGGTGCTTGCTTAGTTATGAAAGCATCGATCCCGAAAATAGTTTTTCACTCTTCGATGGATTCGCGGATGAAGCCGGAAACATGACCGATGCTTTGCCTTCCATGCATTGGCGCAATGAATTTAAGGATGAAGGGGAGACCACGCTTGTCGTCGTCACCATCCAATTCCAAAAGCTTGAAGACATTCAAAAAATCATCGAGATGGGCTTCAAAGAAGGCTTCACGATGGGACTTGGCAATTTGGATGAAGTCTTGCTAGCATAA